The stretch of DNA GCGCTTTGTATCCAAAAACTTCATAATATCTAAATGATGTGCATGTAAATAAACAGCACCAGCCCCTTGCCGTGCACCAAGTTGATTGGCATAAGAAAAGGAATCTTCCAAAAGTTTCATCACAGGCAATACACCTGAAGATTGATTTTCTATTTGCTTAATTGGTGCCCCTGCTTCCCGCAAATTGGTTAAACAAAGTGCCACACCCCCACCGCGTTTCGAAAGCTGTAAAGCTGAATTGACTGAACGACCTATCGATTCCATATTGTCTTCAACACGTAACAAAAAACACGATACTAATTCACCACGTTGCTTTTTTCCCGCATTCAAAAATGTCGGTGTTGCGGGTTGAAACCGGCCTGTAATAATTTCATCCACAAAACTTTCAGCAAGTGCTTTATTTCCTTGTGCTAAATATAAAGCGACAAGACAAACACGGTCTTCATAACGCTCAAGATAGCGCTTTCCATCAAAAGTCTTCAGTGTATAGCTCGTATAGTACTTAAATGCCCCTAAAAAAGTAGGAAAGCGAAACTTAAATGCGTAAGCGCGTTTAAAAAGTCTTTTAATAAAAGAAAAATCATAAAGCTCAAACAAAGCTTTTTCATAATAACCTTCTTCTATCAAGTAATCTATTTTTTCCTTAAGATTATGAAAAAAAACCGTGTTTTGATTAACATGCTGAAGAAAATATTGCCGTGCTGCAAGCCGATCCATATCAAATTGGATATGACCATTTTCGTCATAAAGATTAAGCATTGCATTTAACGCATGATAATCCATGATCTGACCTGATTTCTGTGCTTGTTCTATACTGATTGTTTCCAAAATCTTTCCAATCCCTTCTTCACACAAATAACATCTTCATCAGTTCCACGTAACTCAAAACGATACAGACAAGGCACAAAACATTTTTCAGCAATGATTTTACTCGCTAAATTATAATAGCAACCAAAATTACGATTCCCACCACCAATGACACCACGAATAAATTTGCGGTTCTCTCTCTCATTGAGGAAACTAATAACCGCTTTCGGCACAGCCCCTCTCCCTTCACCATCTGCATATGTAGGAACAGCTAATATATAAGGTTCATCAATTAACACAGACGGCTTTTTTTTATCAATCTTGAGGATTCGTTGATCAAGTTGAGAGACAAAATGTTCAGTATTACCCGTTGCGCTC from Bartonella taylorii encodes:
- the nrdI gene encoding class Ib ribonucleoside-diphosphate reductase assembly flavoprotein NrdI — its product is MGLIVYYSSATGNTEHFVSQLDQRILKIDKKKPSVLIDEPYILAVPTYADGEGRGAVPKAVISFLNERENRKFIRGVIGGGNRNFGCYYNLASKIIAEKCFVPCLYRFELRGTDEDVICVKKGLERFWKQSV